The following proteins are encoded in a genomic region of Thiomicrospira sp. R3:
- a CDS encoding GIY-YIG nuclease family protein — protein sequence MQPAVYMMSNQNNNVLYIGVTSNLVQRVYQHRNHFIDGFTKQYNVTKLVYFEIHEDMSEAIRREKALKNWHRDWKNRLVSEMNPDWTDLWDSIV from the coding sequence ATGCAGCCAGCCGTGTATATGATGTCTAATCAAAATAATAACGTTCTTTATATTGGTGTAACGTCAAATTTGGTGCAGCGAGTGTATCAACATCGTAATCACTTTATTGATGGCTTTACCAAGCAATATAATGTAACAAAGTTAGTTTATTTTGAGATACATGAGGATATGTCCGAAGCGATTAGGCGTGAAAAGGCGTTGAAGAATTGGCATCGTGATTGGAAGAATAGGCTGGTTTCTGAGATGAATCCTGATTGGACTGATTTGTGGGATTCAATTGTTTGA
- the galE gene encoding UDP-glucose 4-epimerase GalE, whose protein sequence is MILVTGGAGYIGSHTVVELLAAGFDLVVVDNLGNSSVESLRRVAGIAGVELLVGDSGLRRNDGEKSRNDAEKGRNDVGLGDSGLRRNDGEKSRNDGRLVFIEGDIRDREVLRSVFTRFKIEAVIHFAGLKAVGESVAMPLRYYDNNVSGSVALFEVMAEFDCKRVVFSSSATVYGDPKSVPIREDFPLSTTNPYGASKLMVENILRDVFASDQAWSIALLRYFNPVGAHDSGLIGEDPNGIPNNLMPFVSQVAVGLREKLFVFGGDYDTVDGTGVRDYIHVVDLAKGHLAALQKRLQSPGLVTLNLGTGQGYSVLEMVKAFEQASNKAVPYEIVARRPGDVAQCYADPCGAFAALGWKAELDIKRMCQDAWRWQSSNPKGYK, encoded by the coding sequence ATGATTTTAGTAACAGGTGGAGCAGGGTATATCGGGTCGCATACGGTTGTGGAGCTTTTGGCGGCAGGGTTTGATTTGGTGGTGGTGGATAATTTGGGTAATTCGTCGGTTGAGAGTTTGCGGCGGGTTGCTGGGATTGCAGGGGTTGAGTTGTTGGTTGGAGATTCCGGCCTGCGCCGGAATGACGGAGAAAAGAGCCGGAATGACGCGGAAAAAGGCCGGAATGACGTGGGGTTGGGAGATTCCGGCCTTCGCCGGAATGACGGAGAAAAGAGCCGGAATGACGGGAGACTGGTTTTTATTGAGGGGGATATTCGTGATCGTGAGGTGTTGCGCTCAGTTTTTACGCGCTTTAAGATTGAGGCGGTGATTCATTTTGCTGGGTTAAAGGCGGTGGGTGAGTCAGTTGCGATGCCGTTGCGTTATTATGATAACAATGTGTCGGGCAGCGTGGCGTTGTTTGAGGTGATGGCGGAGTTTGATTGTAAGCGGGTGGTGTTTAGTTCGTCGGCGACGGTGTACGGAGACCCAAAGAGTGTGCCGATTCGCGAGGATTTTCCGTTATCGACCACTAATCCGTATGGGGCGTCGAAGTTGATGGTTGAGAATATTTTGCGCGATGTGTTTGCCAGTGACCAGGCCTGGTCAATCGCTTTGTTGCGTTATTTTAATCCTGTTGGCGCGCATGATTCGGGTTTAATTGGCGAAGACCCAAACGGTATCCCTAATAATTTAATGCCGTTTGTGTCGCAGGTGGCGGTGGGGTTGCGTGAGAAGCTGTTTGTGTTTGGTGGCGATTACGATACGGTCGATGGCACAGGCGTGCGCGATTATATTCATGTGGTGGATTTAGCTAAAGGCCACTTAGCCGCGTTGCAAAAGAGGTTGCAATCACCAGGCCTGGTGACCTTAAACCTAGGCACTGGGCAAGGCTATTCTGTTTTAGAAATGGTTAAAGCATTTGAGCAGGCGTCAAACAAAGCCGTGCCTTATGAGATCGTCGCCCGCAGGCCTGGTGATGTAGCGCAATGTTACGCTGACCCCTGTGGTGCGTTTGCCGCCTTGGGCTGGAAAGCCGAATTAGATATTAAGCGCATGTGCCAAGACGCTTGGCGCTGGCAGTCGAGCAATCCTAAGGGGTATAAGTAA
- a CDS encoding glycosyltransferase family 4 protein — protein sequence MKRIAFVVNNSAYFVSHRMPIGLALINKDFEVHVIGPGVCPEILADKGFKYHSVAMSRKGMKPFAELSTIIALRRLFKQIQPGLVHLVTIKPYLYGGIAARLAGVPAVVSAVAGLGTVFIDNSLKAKVVRSVLWFFFRFAFGHNNQKIIFQNQCDKSLLSNWIGLAEEKSVLIRGSGVDLNLYKFLPESVDVPVVTVVARLLVDKGVVEFVDASRVLKSRGIDVRMCLVGDIDEGNRTSVTKSQLTDWVSQGLVEVWGFRKDIDQVYAESNIACLPSYREGLPKALIEAAACGRAVVTTDVPGCRDAIEDKVTGFLVPVRDAEALADAIQDLIENPDKRKSMGKAGRELAEREFAIEKVVDAHLNIYDELLSKVAR from the coding sequence ATGAAAAGAATAGCTTTTGTTGTTAATAACTCGGCTTACTTTGTTTCGCATCGTATGCCAATCGGTTTGGCTTTGATAAACAAAGATTTTGAAGTGCATGTGATTGGACCTGGGGTTTGTCCTGAAATTTTAGCGGATAAGGGATTTAAATATCATTCAGTTGCTATGTCGCGTAAAGGGATGAAACCGTTTGCTGAGCTTTCCACTATTATTGCTTTGCGCCGTTTGTTTAAACAAATACAACCCGGCCTAGTACATTTGGTGACGATTAAGCCTTATTTATATGGCGGCATTGCGGCACGTTTGGCGGGTGTGCCTGCAGTTGTTTCGGCTGTGGCGGGATTGGGTACCGTTTTTATTGATAATTCACTTAAAGCAAAGGTTGTGCGTTCGGTGCTTTGGTTCTTCTTCCGGTTTGCATTTGGGCACAACAATCAAAAGATTATCTTTCAAAATCAGTGTGATAAATCTTTGTTATCAAATTGGATTGGATTGGCTGAAGAAAAGTCGGTTTTAATCCGTGGGTCAGGGGTTGATTTAAATCTTTATAAATTTTTACCCGAATCGGTTGATGTCCCGGTTGTAACCGTAGTTGCTCGCTTACTGGTTGATAAGGGTGTTGTGGAGTTTGTTGATGCCTCGCGGGTTCTTAAATCTCGTGGTATTGATGTTCGAATGTGTTTGGTCGGTGATATTGACGAAGGAAATAGAACCAGCGTAACTAAATCACAACTTACTGACTGGGTGAGTCAGGGCTTAGTTGAGGTTTGGGGGTTTAGAAAAGATATTGATCAGGTTTATGCTGAATCTAATATCGCTTGTTTGCCGTCTTATAGAGAAGGGTTGCCAAAAGCATTAATTGAAGCGGCGGCATGTGGTCGTGCGGTTGTGACAACTGATGTACCAGGCTGTCGAGATGCAATTGAGGATAAGGTAACAGGTTTTTTAGTCCCGGTGCGTGATGCGGAAGCTCTGGCGGATGCGATTCAGGATTTAATCGAAAACCCTGATAAACGAAAATCTATGGGCAAAGCAGGCCGAGAATTGGCCGAGAGAGAATTTGCGATAGAAAAGGTCGTGGATGCGCATTTGAATATTTATGATGAGTTGCTCTCAAAGGTTGCACGATGA